One part of the Neoarius graeffei isolate fNeoGra1 chromosome 2, fNeoGra1.pri, whole genome shotgun sequence genome encodes these proteins:
- the kcnf1a gene encoding potassium voltage-gated channel subfamily F member 1a yields the protein MWATPRRTRSEASEDAEIVVNVGGARHVLCASVLERYPATRLAHLADRAAESSCDLSRLCDDYDVATREFFFDRDPDAFRCIAEVYQYGEVHMARGTCPVRFSKEMEFWGVDMDLLDECCKSSLKEAEDELSEIAEKVRAILNDMEGCPSSGKCRAFLWRLMEKPESSWAARTIALLSFLFVLLSSVVMCVSTVPELHEQDGDDGNRLENPSLEAIETACIIWFTLEYVLRLAAAPSKFHFAISFMNVVDFLAIVPFYLLLVLSYLGTAVLQLATVQQAVQALRVMRVARVLKLARHSSGLQTLTYALRSSCKELGLLLMYMGIGIFLFSALGYTVEQSHPETMFTSIPQSFWWAIITMTTVGYGDIYPKTTLGRCNAAVSFLCGVIAIALPIHPIINNFVIFYSKQRVLETAAKHEIELMALRSKEGEPLDTAGLKFQIPSQLMGSQGAWDYANLTSQSDGHIPLLKDTRQNTSFQKCKKRDG from the coding sequence ATGTGGGCAACGCCGAGGAGGACGCGGTCGGAGGCCAGTGAAGACGCGGAGATTGTGGTGAACGTGGGCGGCGCGAGACACGTCCTGTGCGCCAGCGTGCTCGAGCGCTACCCGGCCACGCGCCTTGCGCATCTCGCCGATCGCGCCGCGGAGAGCTCGTGCGATCTTTCGCGACTCTGTGACGACTACGACGTTGCGACGCGCGAATTCTTCTTCGACCGTGACCCGGACGCGTTCAGATGTATCGCCGAAGTGTATCAGTATGGCGAGGTGCACATGGCCAGGGGCACATGCCCAGTACGCTTCAGCAAGGAGATGGAGTTCTGGGGAGTGGACATGGACCTGCTTGATGAGTGCTGCAAGAGCAGCCTAAAGGAAGCAGAGGACGAGCTGTCTGAGATTGCTGAGAAGGTCCGTGCCATTCTGAATGACATGGAGGGATGCCCTTCTAGTGGAAAGTGCAGGGCATTCCTGTGGAGGCTGATGGAGAAACCGGAGTCATCCTGGGCAGCACGCACCATTGCCCTTCTCTCGTTTCTCTTTGTTCTCCTTTCATCTGTGGTTATGTGTGTCAGCACTGTGCCTGAGCTGCATGAACAGGATGGTGATGATGGAAATCGCCTTGAGAATCCAAGCCTGGAAGCCATAGAGACAGCCTGCATCATTTGGTTCACGTTGGAGTATGTACTGCGGTTAGCTGCAGCACCCAGCAAGTTTCATTTCGCCATCTCCTTTATGAATGTGGTGGACTTTCTGGCTATTGTGCCTTTCTACCTGCTCCTGGTGCTGTCATACCTTGGCACTGCTGTGCTGCAGCTGGCTACTGTGCAGCAGGCGGTGCAGGCACTCCGTGTAATGCGTGTGGCACGCGTCCTCAAGCTGGCACGCCACTCCTCAGGCCTGCAGACTCTCACCTACGCGCTCAGGAGTAGCTGCAAGGAGCTTGGCCTGCTGCTCATGTACATGGGCATAGGTATCTTCCTGTTTTCAGCACTCGGGTACACAGTGGAGCAGAGCCACCCAGAGACCATGTTCACAAGCATCCCTCAGTCCTTCTGGTGGGCCATCATTACCATGACCACAGTAGGCTATGGTGATATCTACCCCAAGACCACACTGGGCCGGTGCAATGCTGCTGTCAGCTTCCTGTGTGGTGTCATTGCCATTGCGCTACCCATCCACCCCATCATCAACAATTTTGTCATCTTCTACAGCAAGCAGCGTGTGCTTGAAACTGCAGCGAAGCATGAGATAGAGCTTATGGCACTGCGCTCCAAGGAAGGAGAGCCTTTGGACACTGCTGGTTTGAAATTCCAGATACCAAGTCAGTTGATGGGCAGTCAAGGAGCATGGGACTATGCCAATCTTACTTCACAAAGTGATGGCCACATTCCGTTACTAAAGGACACAAGACAGAACACATCATTTCAGAAATGCAAAAAGAGAGATGGATAG